Part of the Streptomyces antimycoticus genome, TCGCGGGCCGTCTCACGCTCCGAGACCCAGCTCCAGACCTTGCCGTCCTCATCGGGGTGCATGGTGAGGCGGAAGGTGGTGGTGTCCCCGGTCCGCTGGAGCACCTCGACCGAGGCGTACTCGCTGAAGAGCTGCGGCCAGTTCTCCAGGTCGTTGGTCATGTTCCAGACGAGGTCGAACGGCGCCTTGATCATGACCTCGTTGTCAGTGTGGCCTGCCATCTTCATGCTCCTGAGGTAAGTGAGGTGTTGATGACGTCGAGGAAGTCCCCGGGGGTCTTGCAGCTTTCGGCACCCGGCTCGATCGGGGTGCCGTACCGGTTCTCCAGCTCACCGACGATGGCGAGCAGGCCAAGCGAGTCCAGGCCGTACTCCTCGAAGGTGGAGTCCGGCCGGGTCTGCATCGTGTCCGGATCGACGGTGAGCCCGGCGCAGCGCTTCATGAGCGTGGCCAGTTCCCCATAGGACAGTTGACTGGACATCAGTAATCTCCTTCCGGTCCGCGGAGCACGAGCGCCGCGTTGCAACCCATGAGCCCTCGGCTGAGCACCAGCGCCGTCCGCGGCTCGGCGGGGCGGGAGCTGCGGGTGACCAGGTCGAGCTCATGGCAGACGTCGGTGACGTACGGGGTCGGGGGCACGACGCGGTGCTCCATGGAGAGCACGG contains:
- a CDS encoding acyl carrier protein; its protein translation is MSSQLSYGELATLMKRCAGLTVDPDTMQTRPDSTFEEYGLDSLGLLAIVGELENRYGTPIEPGAESCKTPGDFLDVINTSLTSGA